In Epilithonimonas zeae, the DNA window ATCTGAAAATCTGAACTAATTTTTAGTTTTTCAGTAGCCTGATAAGATAATTTAGTTGTATATGATAGCCTTTTAAAGAATGAGTTTCTAATAATACTATTCTGATCAAACATATTGGCAGACGCATAATAAGTAAATTTATCATTACCTCCTGACATGCTGAGATCTGCATTTTGCTGATAACCATCTTTCCTTACAACATCTTGCCAATCTGTGCTGTAAGGAGATTTCATAATATTTGCAAAAGTAGCATTTCCTATTGTTCCATTTGCATTCGCAATATCTTCTATGCTGTGATTTGTATTAAGCGTATTATTTAGAAGATCTCTTAAATATTCTTTATATTCTTGACCGGTAAAAGCTCTATGATTACTTACTGCTTGTTGATTGAATCCAGTATTGTAAGACAAATTAAATCTTGGTTTACCTCTTTTACCAGACTTAGTAGTAATGACGATAACTCCAGCTCCAGCATCTGCACCATACACTGCCGTTGAAACAGCATCTTTAAGTACAGTTACGCTTTCAATATCATCTGGGTTCATATTTGCTAAGATGTTAGCGGTAGTGTTAGCGGTAGTTAAATCACCACTTGCAACTCTTACTCCATCAACAATATAAATAGGTGAGGTAACCCCATTAATAGAAGATACACCACGAACTCTAACATTAGCAAAACCTCCTGGCTGACCAGATGCTGCTCCAACCTGGACACCTGAAACTCTTCCTTGAAGCATTTTATCAACAGAAGCAACAGGGATGTCTTCTATTGACTTTCCTGTCATCGTACTTATTGATCCTGTAACTTCTTGAACGGTTTTTTTCTGACCGAATCCAACGATAACAACTTCGTCTATGTTAGCTGTGTTAACAGTATCAGTTTTCTGAGCTAATAAAGCTTGTCCTGTAAAAAACAAAACTCCTGCACTCAGAATTTTAAGTTTAACATTCATAAAATTTCTTATTTAAAATTAACAACTATTGGCAAAAATGTTAATTTTATTTTAAGAAAATTCATTTCTAATTACATTTTAATAAGATTTTAATCTCAATTTAATGTAGATTAAATTATATGTTAAAATTAGATAGGGATTTGTTCTTCAAAAACGATTGTTCCGTTTTCTGTGTAATAGGTGCAGGTTTTGGCATCGATATCGACAATCCATTTGTAAATTCCGCTGTCGGCACAATCTTTACAAAACTGGAAAAAGTCTGTTGCGCCTTGCTGATGATTTCGTAGATCAGATAAGAATTTCTCCGGATTTGGGATTCCATAGATTAACAATGGTGCGTATTGTTGTGGCGCAGAAACTTTGTAACCATCGCTTCCTAAATAATTAGTAGAACCATCTTCCACGAAGGTTTCTAAGCTTTTAACGCCCAATTCTCTAATTATTTTTGCAAATTGTGGGAATCCTTTTCCACTCTCCACTTTGGAATGCGCTTCTTGAATTTGTTGTAGTGTGAACATCATTGTAAGTTTTTCTGTGTTTTTATTTTCTTAGTTAGTTCTCTAACTTCTTTGATCAATAGATGAAAAGCTGGTTGAGACATACTCACGTGGTCGAATCCATCTTCCTCAAATAATTTTACGGAAGGATGTTTTACGAGATTCAACATTCTTGCAAAATACGCGTTTTCTTCATATCGTCCGAACAATTCTAATTCTCTGTCGCCTGTAATCAAAACAATGGGCGGCGCATCTTTTCGTACGTGGAATAGTGGTGCATATTGATCAATTGTCGGTTGTAATTCAGGGATTTCTTGTTCTTTTCTGATTTGAAAATGTGTGATAGCTTGTCCGCTGAACGGAATCAGTCCTGCAATCTGGTCTGCATCAATTTTATATTTCTGAAGATATTTTTTGTCCAGCGTGATCATCATTGCCAGATAACCACCCGCCGAATGTCCAGACTCGAAAATCAGATTTTTATTTCCTCCGTATTTTTCGATATTTTCGAAAACCCAGGCCGTTGCTGCAGCGGCATCTTCTATATAAGCTGGCGCTTTTACTTTGGGAGCCAAACGATATTCTACACTTACAACAGCGATATTCTCGTTCAGTAATTCTTTTGGCAACTCATTATTTCCACCAGTTAATCCGCCACCGTGGAACCAAATAACAGTCGGGAAATTCTTGGCATTGGTTGGATAATAGAAATTCAGTTTGCATTGAGAATTGATGTAAAAATCACTTTTTATAATATTCTCAGGATAATAAGAGATATTGTTTTCTGTTTCATATTCTGTTTGAGCAAAACTGAGTGCAAAAACTAAAATTAAAATAAGGCTGATTGGTTTTCTGAACATAATTACTTTTTATAAAAATTTGACTTCGACATTTCCGGATTGATGATAGAAAAATCCATCGCTGTCGTATTCGATATTCGTGAGACCTTCTAAAACGTCGTAGACCATTTTCTGTAAAACACCGTCGCCGATTCCGTGGATAATCAACAGATTTTTGATATGATTTTTTCTACAGAAATCAATGGTTTCCAAAAGCTTTTCTTTCTGAATCATTAATCTTTCAAAAGCTTCATAATCCGAAGGATTTTTGACTAATAATTCAAAATGTAAGTCGAGTTTCAGAGGTGTTTTGTTATGCTTTTTCGAGGTAATTTTTGGAGTTTCTTTTTTCCTGATAATTGGAGAGTTTTCGTACAAATCTGAATCAATGATTGTTAATTTATCTTTCGGGAAATTATAAGTAAAGCCGTGTTCATCTTCAATTTTTACCTGATTGGCAATAATCTTCAGAACCTTACCTCTAAGATTTTCATCAATGACAGAAACTAAATCTCCAATTTTCATTTCAAAATTATTTAGCGCCTAATTCTATGATTTCCAAATCTTTGATTTCATCTTTATTGATTGTAAAACGCATCATCGTTCTCACTTTGTGCCAGCCCGTTTTTCCGCAAGCACCCGGATTAAGATGAAGAAGATTATTCTTTTTATCAAACATTGCTTTCAGAATATGAGAATGTCCGGAAATGAATAATTTCGGTTTTTTTTCAGCAATTTCTTTCTTGGCTAAAGGCGAATATCGTTCCGGATAACCACCTATATGAATCATCAAAACATCAACATCTTCACATTTGAAACTCAAAACTTCTGGAAAAATCGTTCTGATTTTAGCTTCATCAATATTACCATATACGCCACGAATTGGTTTTATTTTTTCGAGTTCCTCAATCACATTCATATTACCAAAATCTCCGCAATGCCAAACTTCATCAGCATCTTTAGCATAATCGAGAATCCTGTCATCGATGTAAGAATGCGTGTCTGATAAAAGAAGAATACGTTTCATTTTGAAATTGAAATTAAAAGTTAAAGCTGAAAAGAAATTCCATATTTTGAAAAATACCAAATTGCTCCTGCAAGCGATATTCCCAATAATAGTAAAATTATGAGAATCCAAAACGCAAAAGTCCTGATTCCCTTTTTATATAGAATCACGAATGTGAGTTGCAAACCAATGAAAAGAATCAGCAATACAATAATGTTGACCAAAATTTGTGTTTGCGACAACCCTTGACTGAAAAGAAAAACTGAAACCAACACAAATATAATGACCATCAGTTTTATAAATTCGGCAGGATTGGAAAGTTTATTTGTTTTGATAGGTTTCATTTTTCAGGATTTTTCGAATCACGAAATTACGAATTACTATTTGTTTAGCGCAAAGGCACAAAAAAA includes these proteins:
- a CDS encoding DUF1398 domain-containing protein: MMFTLQQIQEAHSKVESGKGFPQFAKIIRELGVKSLETFVEDGSTNYLGSDGYKVSAPQQYAPLLIYGIPNPEKFLSDLRNHQQGATDFFQFCKDCADSGIYKWIVDIDAKTCTYYTENGTIVFEEQIPI
- a CDS encoding alpha/beta hydrolase, with translation MFRKPISLILILVFALSFAQTEYETENNISYYPENIIKSDFYINSQCKLNFYYPTNAKNFPTVIWFHGGGLTGGNNELPKELLNENIAVVSVEYRLAPKVKAPAYIEDAAAATAWVFENIEKYGGNKNLIFESGHSAGGYLAMMITLDKKYLQKYKIDADQIAGLIPFSGQAITHFQIRKEQEIPELQPTIDQYAPLFHVRKDAPPIVLITGDRELELFGRYEENAYFARMLNLVKHPSVKLFEEDGFDHVSMSQPAFHLLIKEVRELTKKIKTQKNLQ
- a CDS encoding Smr/MutS family protein, producing MKIGDLVSVIDENLRGKVLKIIANQVKIEDEHGFTYNFPKDKLTIIDSDLYENSPIIRKKETPKITSKKHNKTPLKLDLHFELLVKNPSDYEAFERLMIQKEKLLETIDFCRKNHIKNLLIIHGIGDGVLQKMVYDVLEGLTNIEYDSDGFFYHQSGNVEVKFL
- a CDS encoding metallophosphoesterase family protein; the protein is MKRILLLSDTHSYIDDRILDYAKDADEVWHCGDFGNMNVIEELEKIKPIRGVYGNIDEAKIRTIFPEVLSFKCEDVDVLMIHIGGYPERYSPLAKKEIAEKKPKLFISGHSHILKAMFDKKNNLLHLNPGACGKTGWHKVRTMMRFTINKDEIKDLEIIELGAK